One stretch of Bremerella cremea DNA includes these proteins:
- a CDS encoding proline dehydrogenase family protein translates to MQTATHTRPSLTRADFQTLPQEAILLAAEILQASQARATQADKANLAKVAGLIEDKAGKELTVAMADQVLRIKNPRRSAHQLKSLIKQHGLPKYFSPLDRCLLQLGCWAAQVAPGLVMPLVRQRIQSESSHVIISAEKESFAKYLAERKREGIRVNLNQLGEAVLGNAEAERRMEKYLQRLADPQIRYVSVKLSSVAAHISLTGYEQTLTTIKERLRTLYRAAMQDGLGQHRFVNLDMEEYRDLYLTVDVFRSVLDEPEFKHLSAGIVLQAYLPDSHEVQKSLTAWACERVAQGGADIKIRLVKGANLAMEQVEASIHGWPQAPYHTKTETDANYKRMVEFALRPENMPGVRIGLASHNLFDISFALLLAEKRNVRKRVEFEMLEGMANAQAHEVRDRTGDLLVYAPICYDADFDSAVAYLVRRFDENTQPGSFLGSLFNLQVDSPAWDTQSQMFLDACQLAWSGNLRTCPNRIQNRAAEHFHPSDAQHPFQNTPNTDFSIPANRAWIERLVAQWKTKTFDTLPITVGGQEVQTETVVDGHDPSRPGHLLYRYSCGDASQVELALATAKRAQTGWDALGITKRAEILRSFAAVAAEERGDLIGVMMGDAGKAVVESDAEISEAIDFAEYYSRSLDTDGWYDGTSPTALGVVVVTPPWNFPYAIPAGGCLAALMAGNTVILKPAPETVLTAWYLACQLWKAGVPRDVLQFLPLIDGENGTKLLSDDRVGAVVLTGAYSTAQLFKSWKPNMRLYAETSGKNSMIISSAADLDLAIKDLVQGAFGHAGQKCSATSLAIVQRDVYESEQFRSQLRDAAASMHVASAWDLTAEVTPIIREPHAELQRGLTQLEPGETWLLEPKMIDNNPCLWSPGIRLGVKPGSWYHRTECFGPVLGIIPVDTLDEAIAIQNDSEFGLTGGLYSLDVDEIAQWRDAVEVGNAYINRSTTGAIVQRQPFGGWKHSSVGTGAKAGGPNYVASFKHWQQTSPSVLGLPLTAKLAHLVDQLDTNGELRSAAQNYLYWWNTYFSREHDPSQLHGEDNHFRYRPLAFHAIRWTGIDEGQQDVLRAAVLCHMARVPLHVSATSLPDWAKSLSQLPHVSLHSEDAPTFVQRMGNLKGGSVRVIAEPLSEVFLPLHTQANRLVASTCLTNGRLEWLNYLKEQSVTEIVHRHGNTHSQRQPR, encoded by the coding sequence GTGCAAACCGCAACGCATACTCGACCATCTTTGACACGTGCCGACTTTCAAACGCTCCCCCAGGAAGCGATTTTGCTTGCTGCTGAGATCTTGCAGGCTTCCCAAGCCCGAGCGACTCAGGCCGATAAAGCGAACTTGGCGAAAGTGGCAGGCCTGATCGAAGACAAAGCGGGTAAAGAGCTTACCGTTGCCATGGCCGACCAGGTGCTACGCATCAAGAATCCACGTCGCTCGGCCCATCAACTCAAGTCACTCATCAAACAACATGGCCTGCCGAAATATTTCAGCCCGCTCGATCGCTGTTTGTTGCAACTTGGTTGCTGGGCAGCGCAAGTTGCGCCTGGCCTGGTGATGCCGCTGGTTCGCCAACGGATTCAGAGCGAATCTTCCCACGTGATTATTTCGGCGGAAAAAGAGTCGTTCGCCAAATACCTGGCCGAGCGGAAACGGGAAGGAATTCGCGTCAACTTAAACCAACTCGGCGAAGCTGTGCTCGGTAACGCAGAAGCCGAGCGGCGCATGGAAAAGTACCTGCAGCGGCTGGCCGATCCCCAGATTCGTTATGTCTCGGTCAAGCTCTCCTCGGTGGCGGCTCACATCAGCTTAACAGGTTACGAACAAACGCTGACCACCATCAAAGAGCGGCTTCGCACGCTCTACCGAGCCGCCATGCAAGATGGCCTTGGCCAGCATCGTTTCGTCAATTTGGACATGGAAGAATATCGCGACTTATATCTGACGGTCGACGTGTTCCGTTCTGTGTTAGACGAACCAGAATTCAAACACCTTTCAGCGGGAATTGTCTTACAAGCCTACCTGCCTGACTCGCATGAAGTGCAGAAATCGCTCACCGCTTGGGCCTGCGAGCGTGTCGCCCAAGGCGGAGCCGATATCAAGATTCGCTTGGTAAAAGGTGCCAACTTGGCCATGGAACAGGTCGAAGCTTCGATCCATGGCTGGCCCCAGGCACCCTATCACACGAAGACGGAAACCGACGCCAACTACAAACGAATGGTCGAGTTCGCCTTACGTCCGGAAAATATGCCAGGCGTCCGGATCGGGTTGGCCAGCCACAACTTGTTCGACATTTCCTTCGCTTTGCTGTTGGCTGAAAAACGGAATGTGCGGAAGCGAGTCGAGTTCGAGATGCTGGAAGGGATGGCCAACGCGCAAGCCCACGAGGTTCGCGACCGGACTGGCGACCTCTTGGTTTACGCCCCAATCTGCTACGACGCCGACTTCGATTCAGCGGTTGCTTACTTGGTGCGTCGTTTCGACGAGAACACTCAGCCTGGTAGCTTCCTGGGCTCGCTTTTCAATCTGCAGGTCGACTCTCCGGCTTGGGACACGCAAAGTCAAATGTTTCTGGATGCCTGCCAACTTGCTTGGTCCGGAAATCTTCGTACCTGTCCTAATCGAATTCAAAATCGCGCTGCCGAGCATTTTCATCCGTCCGACGCCCAACACCCCTTCCAGAACACGCCGAATACCGACTTTTCGATCCCCGCAAATCGCGCCTGGATCGAACGCCTTGTTGCCCAGTGGAAAACCAAGACTTTTGACACCTTGCCGATCACAGTCGGCGGGCAGGAAGTGCAGACCGAAACGGTTGTTGACGGGCACGATCCTTCCCGACCGGGGCATCTTCTTTATCGCTACTCGTGCGGGGATGCTTCCCAGGTTGAGTTGGCTTTGGCAACGGCTAAGCGTGCCCAAACAGGCTGGGATGCGTTAGGCATCACCAAGCGAGCCGAGATATTGCGTAGCTTCGCCGCCGTAGCTGCCGAAGAACGAGGTGATCTGATCGGCGTGATGATGGGGGACGCAGGCAAAGCCGTGGTCGAGAGCGATGCCGAGATCAGCGAAGCGATCGACTTTGCTGAATATTACAGCCGCTCGCTCGATACCGACGGCTGGTACGATGGTACGTCTCCCACAGCATTAGGTGTTGTGGTCGTGACGCCGCCGTGGAATTTCCCTTATGCCATCCCGGCCGGTGGCTGCCTGGCTGCGTTAATGGCTGGCAACACGGTTATCTTGAAGCCAGCCCCTGAGACCGTTCTCACCGCGTGGTATTTGGCTTGCCAACTGTGGAAAGCAGGCGTGCCGCGCGACGTACTGCAATTCTTGCCGCTGATCGATGGCGAGAATGGAACCAAGTTACTGAGCGACGATCGGGTGGGTGCGGTCGTTCTCACGGGCGCCTATTCAACCGCGCAGTTGTTCAAGTCGTGGAAACCGAACATGCGTCTCTATGCGGAAACAAGCGGCAAGAACAGCATGATCATCTCCTCAGCCGCTGACCTTGACCTGGCCATTAAAGACCTGGTGCAAGGCGCGTTCGGCCACGCCGGGCAAAAGTGTTCGGCAACCAGTTTGGCAATCGTGCAGCGTGATGTTTACGAGAGCGAGCAGTTCCGTAGCCAGCTTCGCGACGCCGCTGCCAGTATGCACGTTGCTTCGGCCTGGGATCTTACCGCCGAAGTCACACCGATCATTCGCGAACCCCATGCAGAGCTACAGCGTGGTTTAACTCAGCTTGAACCAGGCGAAACGTGGCTGCTAGAACCGAAGATGATCGATAACAACCCTTGCCTCTGGAGCCCAGGCATTCGCTTGGGAGTGAAGCCTGGCAGTTGGTACCATCGGACGGAATGCTTCGGTCCGGTGCTGGGGATTATTCCGGTGGACACCCTCGACGAAGCCATCGCCATTCAAAACGATAGCGAATTCGGATTGACCGGCGGGCTCTACTCGTTGGACGTCGACGAAATCGCCCAATGGCGCGACGCCGTCGAAGTGGGCAACGCTTACATCAATCGTTCGACCACCGGAGCAATCGTCCAGCGACAACCGTTTGGTGGCTGGAAACATTCCTCGGTCGGTACCGGTGCCAAAGCAGGCGGGCCGAACTACGTCGCTTCGTTTAAGCACTGGCAGCAAACTTCTCCGTCTGTGCTGGGGTTGCCTCTCACCGCAAAGTTGGCCCACTTGGTAGACCAGCTCGATACCAATGGCGAGTTGCGTTCAGCTGCTCAGAATTATCTGTACTGGTGGAACACTTATTTCTCGCGCGAACACGATCCTTCGCAACTTCACGGCGAAGACAACCACTTCCGCTATCGTCCCCTGGCCTTTCACGCAATTCGCTGGACCGGCATAGACGAGGGTCAACAAGACGTACTGCGAGCGGCCGTGCTGTGCCACATGGCCCGGGTGCCGCTACACGTGAGTGCCACTTCACTACCTGATTGGGCCAAGTCACTTTCGCAACTTCCCCATGTATCGCTGCATAGCGAAGACGCACCCACGTTCGTCCAGCGGATGGGCAACCTAAAAGGAGGAAGCGTGCGGGTGATTGCCGAACCTTTAAGCGAGGTGTTCTTGCCGCTGCACACGCAAGCCAATCGCTTGGTTGCATCGACCTGCCTGACCAATGGTCGCCTGGAATGGCTGAACTACTTGAAAGAGCAGTCGGTTACTGAAATCGTCCATCGCCACGGGAACACGCATTCTCAACGGCAACCTCGTTAG
- a CDS encoding GNAT family N-acetyltransferase: protein MTSYLLRAMRSDDWDEVAALIFHSTNAWYQANGKPPIFQGETSAARLFCEVYEALDPGCCVLAVCEASGQIAGSCFYHPRSTHMSLGIMNVHPQHFGKGIARNLLAFIIDQSEMQQKPLRLVSSAMNLDSFSLYNRAGFVPRAMFQDMILQVPEEGIQQGTKPAGLDRVRPATLADLEAIVALEAELHKIARPDDHRFFLENKQGIWQVAVIDAADGNGIDGFLASVCHPGSNMLGPGVMRTEEDAAALVYFELNRQRGRMPVWLVPVEASLLVQYCYGWGAKNCELHVSQVRGQWTPTEGVIMPTFMPETS from the coding sequence ATGACGAGTTACCTGTTACGAGCAATGCGATCAGACGATTGGGATGAAGTCGCGGCATTGATATTTCATTCCACCAATGCGTGGTATCAAGCCAACGGAAAACCTCCGATTTTTCAAGGCGAGACCTCGGCGGCACGTTTGTTTTGCGAAGTGTACGAAGCCCTTGATCCTGGCTGCTGTGTCTTAGCGGTGTGCGAAGCATCGGGCCAGATTGCCGGTTCGTGCTTTTACCACCCTCGGTCGACGCACATGTCGTTGGGCATCATGAATGTTCATCCTCAGCACTTTGGCAAAGGGATTGCGCGGAACTTGCTGGCGTTTATCATCGACCAGTCCGAAATGCAACAGAAGCCGTTAAGGTTGGTTTCTAGTGCGATGAATCTTGACTCGTTCTCGCTCTACAATCGAGCCGGGTTCGTGCCCCGGGCTATGTTTCAGGACATGATTTTGCAGGTGCCGGAAGAAGGGATTCAGCAGGGCACCAAGCCGGCAGGGCTCGACCGGGTTCGCCCTGCGACGTTAGCCGACCTAGAGGCGATCGTCGCGCTCGAAGCCGAACTGCATAAAATTGCGCGCCCGGACGATCATCGTTTCTTTCTCGAAAACAAACAAGGAATCTGGCAGGTTGCCGTGATCGATGCGGCTGATGGAAATGGAATCGACGGATTCCTGGCGTCGGTTTGCCATCCGGGGTCAAACATGCTTGGTCCCGGCGTAATGCGAACCGAAGAGGACGCTGCCGCTCTGGTTTACTTTGAACTGAACCGGCAACGCGGACGGATGCCGGTTTGGCTGGTACCGGTCGAGGCCAGCCTGTTGGTTCAATACTGTTACGGCTGGGGAGCGAAGAACTGCGAACTGCACGTTTCGCAAGTTCGCGGCCAATGGACCCCAACCGAAGGGGTCATCATGCCGACCTTCATGCCGGAAACGAGCTAA
- a CDS encoding acetyl-CoA hydrolase/transferase family protein — MNGHQRIQCSALKSKVMSAEAAAELIKPGSTIGMSGFTGSGYPKLVPQALAARIEQARAAGNPFRVKIWTGASTGPELDGALASADGIEFRLPFNSDPIARDKINRGEMDYLDMHLGQVAPMAWQGFLGKINTALIEVSGIRPDGSLIPSSSVGNNKTWLDLADQVILEVNHWQNADLEGMHDIYYGTALPPNRVPIPLVRPDDRIGQPYFRCDPDKIVAIVETDSPDRNLPYSPSDDKSFAIAGHLIEFLKHEVHQGRLPQSLLPIQSGVGNVTNAVLTGLLEGPFENMTAYSEVIQDRMLDLLTAGKLRVASACGFSLSTEAAAYFNDHVRDFHDKIILRPQEMSNHPELIRRLGCIAMNGMIEADIYGAVNSTQMMGSKMQNGIGGSGDFARNAYLSIFMCPSTTKGGKISRIVPMASHVDHIMQDVQVIVTEQGLADLRGLSPKQRAEVIINNCAHPNYRPALLDYYRRAKTKSYGLHTPCLLDESLSWHQRFIETGSMLP; from the coding sequence GTGAACGGTCATCAACGAATCCAATGCTCTGCTCTGAAATCGAAAGTGATGTCGGCGGAAGCGGCGGCGGAACTAATTAAGCCTGGTAGCACCATCGGCATGAGCGGCTTCACAGGCTCTGGCTACCCGAAGCTGGTTCCGCAAGCCCTTGCTGCACGGATCGAACAGGCCCGAGCGGCAGGCAATCCGTTTCGTGTGAAGATTTGGACCGGAGCTTCAACTGGCCCCGAACTGGACGGAGCCCTCGCGAGCGCTGATGGAATCGAATTTCGCCTTCCGTTCAACTCAGACCCAATCGCTCGCGATAAGATCAATCGAGGTGAAATGGATTATCTGGACATGCACTTGGGGCAAGTTGCTCCGATGGCGTGGCAAGGTTTTCTCGGCAAGATCAATACGGCCCTAATTGAAGTTTCCGGCATTCGTCCCGATGGTTCGCTCATTCCTTCGTCCTCGGTCGGTAACAACAAAACGTGGCTCGACCTGGCCGATCAAGTCATTTTAGAGGTCAACCATTGGCAAAACGCCGATCTAGAAGGAATGCACGATATCTACTACGGCACCGCTTTGCCTCCCAATCGGGTGCCGATTCCGCTAGTTCGTCCGGACGATCGGATTGGCCAACCTTACTTCCGATGCGACCCTGACAAGATCGTGGCGATTGTCGAGACCGATTCGCCAGACCGAAACCTCCCTTATTCTCCTTCCGACGACAAGTCGTTCGCGATCGCTGGGCACTTGATCGAATTTCTTAAGCATGAAGTTCACCAAGGACGTTTGCCCCAATCGCTCTTGCCAATTCAATCAGGCGTGGGCAATGTGACCAACGCGGTGCTGACCGGTCTGTTAGAAGGCCCTTTCGAGAACATGACTGCTTACTCGGAAGTGATCCAAGATCGGATGCTCGATCTGCTAACGGCTGGCAAACTGCGGGTCGCTTCAGCTTGTGGGTTTTCACTCAGCACCGAAGCAGCAGCTTACTTCAACGACCATGTTCGTGACTTTCACGACAAAATCATTTTGCGCCCGCAAGAGATGAGTAACCACCCGGAATTGATCCGACGGCTGGGCTGTATCGCGATGAATGGAATGATCGAAGCCGATATCTATGGCGCGGTCAATTCAACGCAAATGATGGGTTCGAAAATGCAAAACGGCATCGGTGGCTCCGGAGACTTCGCACGAAACGCTTATCTCTCGATTTTCATGTGTCCTTCTACGACCAAAGGAGGCAAGATCTCGCGCATCGTGCCGATGGCCAGCCACGTTGACCATATCATGCAAGACGTGCAAGTGATTGTCACCGAACAAGGCCTGGCGGACCTACGCGGGTTATCCCCCAAGCAACGAGCCGAGGTCATCATCAACAATTGTGCTCACCCTAATTACCGCCCGGCTCTGCTCGATTACTATCGTCGAGCAAAAACGAAATCTTATGGTTTGCATACACCGTGCCTGTTGGACGAATCGCTCTCGTGGCACCAGCGGTTTATCGAAACGGGCTCGATGCTTCCTTAG
- a CDS encoding MarR family winged helix-turn-helix transcriptional regulator, whose product MPPPTRSSDKRSQSASAPKKSKPSDLIWDLGRAYYAYVGLVERALVEAGLGGVIRPGMGHVLMVLCQHDHLTIKEIAERSQLAQSTLTGLLTRMKKVGLIVRKPDPSDRRAVRISLTTKGRQAEREVQLVIDQITATAERGIGLAKVGSTSALLKRLASAFREEEARLAEQQTK is encoded by the coding sequence ATGCCGCCACCTACTCGTTCCTCAGACAAACGTTCGCAGTCCGCATCTGCCCCTAAAAAGTCCAAGCCGTCCGATTTAATTTGGGATCTTGGCCGGGCTTACTACGCCTATGTAGGACTTGTCGAGCGGGCCTTAGTCGAAGCAGGCTTGGGTGGTGTTATCCGACCGGGCATGGGGCACGTGCTAATGGTGTTATGTCAGCACGATCATCTCACCATTAAGGAGATTGCAGAACGCTCACAACTCGCCCAGTCAACCCTTACCGGTCTGCTTACCCGCATGAAAAAAGTTGGCCTCATCGTTCGCAAGCCAGATCCCTCGGACCGACGTGCGGTCCGTATTTCACTAACCACGAAAGGGCGTCAAGCCGAACGCGAAGTCCAGCTCGTGATCGATCAAATCACTGCCACCGCAGAACGAGGCATTGGTCTAGCCAAGGTCGGCTCGACAAGTGCCCTGCTCAAACGCTTGGCGTCAGCATTTCGAGAAGAGGAAGCCCGGTTGGCTGAGCAACAAACCAAGTAA